The window TTGTTCAAGGAATAAATTTGTGGACACTTACAAAATACAATGGCCTAGATCCGGAGGTAAATTCACTGGGGACCACCTATGGAACTTATCCTAGCTCTAAACAAATGACGGCAGGTATCAACTTAACCTTTTGAAATTGAGATGATAGATAGGATGATAAATAAAATAGTTTATTCGGGTGTAGCATTTCTTTTGGTTGCCTGTACTGATTTGACTACCAACCCTAGGCAAAGTCTTACGCCGGAAGTTGCATTGAATGACGTATCCGGTTACCAGTCTGTTGCCAATTCCATGTACAATAGAGCTACAAGTTTCGGATATTATGGCCAAACCATGATGATCGCACCTGAAATATTGGCGGACAATTTAAAAACAATCGCCAATACTGGAAGGTACCAAGGAGAGGAGGCCAATAGTGATAGAGACCATATCAATATTTGGGGACTGGCTGTCTATGGAGGAATAAATGATGCCAACCTAATTATCGAAGGGATTGATGATGAAGAGGTTTCAGGAGATGAAGATGTAAAGTCATTTATTAAGGCAGAGGCCTATTTTATGCGGGCACTTTTTTACTTTGACCTGTGCAGGGTTTATGGGTACGAGCCGGGTAAAGAGGTAAGTGGATTCAATTTGGGACCTATCATGAGATTAACCCCAACTTTAGTAGCCTCAGCCGCCAATGAGTACCTTTCAAGGTCTACAGTAGAAGAAGTATACGAACAAATAGAAAGCGACCTTTTGGCAGCTATTCCCTTGGTGGGATACGCCCCTATCGGTTCTGATGGGGTATATTATGCCAATACAGGAGCAGCTTTAACCCTCCTTGCACGACTTTACTTATACTGGGGCAAAATGGCAGAAGCAGAGGAGGCTGCATCTTATGCGATGGAAATTATGGGCTTACTTACCAATGGTGAAGGTTTGCTGGAAGCAGACCAGTACGTCCAAGGTTTTTCCAGAGCTCCGCATCCTGAATCTTTGTTTGAACTAGAGTTAAGACTTGTAGACTGGTCGGATGGAGACGGGGTCAATAATTCCTTAAACTCCCTTGTCGCTGACAATGAACCTGCTGCACAGTTTATTATTGGGGCATCCGATGATTTGATGGCTGCCTATGAAGAGGGAGATGTTCGAAAAAACTGCTGGTCAGCTACCACAAGGGAGGGCGTAGAAGGAGATGTATATGCCAGTAGGAAATGGACTGGTTATAAGGGAGATTTTTTGGAAAACCTACCTATTTTAAGGGCCTCAGAACTCTATTTAATCAGGGCAGAGGCAAGGTATGAAACCAATCCTTCCGGTGCTCGTGCAGATATAAATGCCCTGCGTTCCAGGCGAGGGCTAGGTGCGATTGATAACCTTTTATCCGGAGAGGCATTGCTCAACCGTATTTTATTGGAAAGAAGGTTGGAATTTGCTCTTGAAGGACATCGCTGGTTTGACCTGAAAAGAAATGGGAAGGATATCCCCAAACATGATGGATTTCTGGATGTGCCCTACACCGATTACCGTATTTTGTCGAATATTCCTTTGGATGAAATCACATTGAATGAAAAACTAGAACAAAACCCCGGCTACTAATGAAAAAAGATAGACAGTATAAGGTGTTAGCATGGGTGTTGTTCCTTGGTTTGATGGCAGGAAATATTTCTTGCATGGAAGACTCAGGGTTTGGTATCCTGTGGGAGGGAATGGAAGTTGAATTTGACGAAGCGTCTTTGCCCAATAATACCATTCAGAAAATCGTTACCAAATCTAGTGACAATCAGGTGGACCAAGAGCATGTACGCATTAACTTGGTGGGTGCTCAAGTCAATACTCCAATTGAAGTGGAACTAGGCGTGGACCCCATATCTACCGCAATAGAAGGTGTACATTACAATATGGAGACAAATAAAGTTACCATACCAGCCAATAGTAGTTTTGTGGATGTTCCGATAGAAATTCTTACCGGAAATTTGGCAAGTGATGAACTGCCGGATCTTGTGTTGACCATCATTGATGCCGGAGAAACTAAAATAAGTACCAATTACCACCAACTGACGATAGCAATTAGACTTTCATGTCCTTCTGAACTTGCCGGGGTTTATACTTCGGTTACAGTAGGTTCTTTTGGAACAGTAAACTATCAAGTAACCATTACAGAATTAGAGCCATTTACCTATAGGATATCAGACATCACGGGTGGTGTATATTCAGAACTATACGGAGAGAATGATAATCCTGCAGTATTTTCTGAATTGTGTGGAGAAATTACCATGACAGAGCAAGCGGATAATGTATTTGATAGAGCAGTATTCACAGGCTCCGGTACAGTAAATGCCGATGGAACCATTAGGATTAGTTGGGAAAATGAGGTGGCCGAGTTGAGTGGCATTACCACCCTAACCCCTTCGGGAAATTGATAGTGATGACAATTGCATAGAAAATTCTTTGTGAGAAAAACAGGCAAAGGATAAGAGAAGAATTGATCTTTGGGATAGAACAAGGCGTCGAGCCATAGGCTTGGCTATAAGAATGAAGGTGTGTTTAACCCGGTATTGTCCAAAATGGAAGGGTGGGAAATAATTGATGAAATACTGCTTAAAACAGTAAAGGGATTAAGGTTTTGTAAAATCTTGTGACCGATCAAACAAAGCAAATCGGATGAGAAAAAGTATCGTTTTAGTCATTTTTCTTTTATTAACATGGGAGTCCTATGGACAAAACCCGGCATTCTCTAATGAGGGAATGCAAAAGGTTCGATCCGATGTTTTTCAAAAATTACAAGAAAGTGTGGGCAAGCATAGCCTTACCAACGAAGAAAAGAGGCGCATTTCAACGACCATGGGTATCCCACTACGGATCAATTTGGCCAATAATCAATCTGCCACATTCCAATATTTAGATGAATCCTCCCATCCGGTGTACTTCACTACCTTCAATCTTAAGGCTGCCAAAGCCACAGAAACTGATGCTTTACAAGAGGGGGGAAGCTTGAATTTGGGGCTCACCGGTCGTGACATGATTGTAGGTATTTATGATCAAACTCGACCTAAATCCAATCACAATGAGTTTGGGAATAGGGTAAGCCAGTTGGATGGTTCCACTGAGGAAATAAGTAATCATGCAACCCACGTCACAGGAACCATTTTGGCTGCAGGAAACAATGCAAATGCTAAAGGTATGGCAACGGAGGCCACAGGTTGGGCATTCAACTGGGATGCTGATATATCTAAAATGACCCAAAACAGCTATGACCCTGAGCTTAATCCCGGTGGACACTTGGTTTCTAACCACTCTTATGGAAACCTTATAGGTTGGTATAGAGATAGTAATCAGAATTGGAGTTGGGCCGGAAATGAGGGGGTGAGTAGCCAAGAAGATTATCGTTTCGGATACTATTCTTCAAAATCAAGGCAGATAGATGAGTTGACTTTTGCCAAGCCCTACTATACGATTGTTTGGGCTGCTGGAAATGATCGTTCAGATGTAGGAGACGGTTCCAAACCTTCTGATGGGCCAGAAGATACGATAGGACCGGAGGGAGTGGCCAAAAACAATATTACCGTGGGTGCAGTCAGTTTACTTCAGGACTATAACACCCCTTCTGATGTTTTTATGAGCAGTTTCTCTAGTTGGGGGCCTGTTGATGATGGCCGTATTAAACCTGACTTTGTGGGCATGGGAGTAAATGTTTTTAGTTCTGCTATTTCTAACGACGGAAATGGGGACAGCTATGCCACTTTGAGTGGGACTTCAATGGCCTCCCCAAATGTTACCGGAACCTTAATGCTATTGCAGGAATTGTACCACCAGAGAAATTCCGGAAGATACATGCGTTCAGCCACCTTAAAAGCCCTTGCCATTCACACCACCAAAGAAGCAGGAATTGATCCCGGGCCCGACTATATGTTTGGTTGGGGGTTATTAGATGCTAAGGCCGCTGCCGATATTATTATCAATGAAGATGGTAGCTCTAAAGTGATCAGAGAATTGCAATTGGAAGACAATGGGGACTATCAAATTGAATTTATTTCAAATGGTGTGGACCCGATTAAGGTAACCATTGCATGGACAGATCCAGCAGGCTCCCCTGCGCCAGTGCAGCTAAATCCCGGAAATCTAATGCTGGTAAATGACCTGGACATGAGAATTGTGGATGAAAGTGGAACGGTTTATTACCCTTGGTCATTGAATCCCGCACAAGGTTCCGGTGCGGTGGCCACAAGAAATGGAGACAATTATAGAGACAATGTAGAACAGATAGTAATTGATAATCCAAGTCCTCAGAAATATACTTTACAGGTTAATCACAAAGGTAGCCTTGTCAATGGGCAACAAGACTTTAGTATGATTTTTTCTGCAGGTGTCACAGATGGAC of the Cyclobacterium marinum DSM 745 genome contains:
- a CDS encoding RagB/SusD family nutrient uptake outer membrane protein, which gives rise to MINKIVYSGVAFLLVACTDLTTNPRQSLTPEVALNDVSGYQSVANSMYNRATSFGYYGQTMMIAPEILADNLKTIANTGRYQGEEANSDRDHINIWGLAVYGGINDANLIIEGIDDEEVSGDEDVKSFIKAEAYFMRALFYFDLCRVYGYEPGKEVSGFNLGPIMRLTPTLVASAANEYLSRSTVEEVYEQIESDLLAAIPLVGYAPIGSDGVYYANTGAALTLLARLYLYWGKMAEAEEAASYAMEIMGLLTNGEGLLEADQYVQGFSRAPHPESLFELELRLVDWSDGDGVNNSLNSLVADNEPAAQFIIGASDDLMAAYEEGDVRKNCWSATTREGVEGDVYASRKWTGYKGDFLENLPILRASELYLIRAEARYETNPSGARADINALRSRRGLGAIDNLLSGEALLNRILLERRLEFALEGHRWFDLKRNGKDIPKHDGFLDVPYTDYRILSNIPLDEITLNEKLEQNPGY
- a CDS encoding DUF4843 domain-containing protein; its protein translation is MKKDRQYKVLAWVLFLGLMAGNISCMEDSGFGILWEGMEVEFDEASLPNNTIQKIVTKSSDNQVDQEHVRINLVGAQVNTPIEVELGVDPISTAIEGVHYNMETNKVTIPANSSFVDVPIEILTGNLASDELPDLVLTIIDAGETKISTNYHQLTIAIRLSCPSELAGVYTSVTVGSFGTVNYQVTITELEPFTYRISDITGGVYSELYGENDNPAVFSELCGEITMTEQADNVFDRAVFTGSGTVNADGTIRISWENEVAELSGITTLTPSGN